GGATTAGCACATGCAAATACAGGTGAGTGGAGTAAAGCTACTATGGAGTTTCAAACGGTACTCGATTTGAATCCATATAAGGTTAAAGATGGAGTGTTTATGATACAATTTGCAAATATACTGGTTGATGCAAAAAAACTAGATCAAGCAAAAGTTGTCCTTGAACATTGTCAAACATTACCCAACCCAGGACAAATGCCTGATTACCAGGAACAAATTAATGCATTATTAAAGCGAATCTCAGTGGGTTCATGATAAGGAGTTACTATTGATGAGTTATACTTTACATAGAAATGTACGTATTAAACGTGATGAAAAAGAAGATCAACGTTCACAACAGCGAATAGATAAATGGATTTTTTATATTTTGATTACGGCTATCATTTTTATACCTTTACTTATTGGAGGACATGTAACAGAGGTAGTGAGTCCCCTGATAGCTGATGTTGATCGACTAATATCAGGTGGGCAAATTGATTTTTTTACATTCTATAAGTTTATAGCACTAGTAACTTTAACTATAGCTGCGGTTTGTTTATTTTTGTATAAGTTATTTTTCTTAAATTATTTTTTACCGAAGCGACCAATATTATGGTTTTTTACTATTTTTTTAGTTGCGGTTTTACTTTCGACTATCCTTTCTCCAAATAAGTCAATAGCATTGCTTGGACAATATAACCGTTCAGATGGTGGGATTTCATACATATGCTACATTTTATTAATGTTTGTTGCAATGCACATTAAATATCCTAAAAAAGTAATAGAATATGTGCTTTATTCCTTTTATCCATTAGTTATAGTTAATTTCATTTTAACCACAATGAATTTTACAGGGCATGATGCACTAACTTATAGTCTTGTTAAAAATGCTATGACGGCCTTTTCTCCAGAGATAGTGATTGGAGATAATTCAAAACTGATAGGTACACTTAATCACTGGAACTATATGAGCGGAATGTTTGCTCTAGTTACAGTTATGTACCTTTCATGGATTGTTATTGATACAAACAAATTACGTAGACTAATTAATTTAGTTGCTGCGCTACTTTCATTTACGACTATGTTAATAGGTATGTCATCAAGCGGTTTTGTTACGTTTGTTTGTATTACTCCGTTAGTATTATGGATTGCAATTAGATCAACTAACAAAAAAATGGCATTCATATCCCTAGCTATTTTTTATGTTTTAGCGTTGCCTGTCTTCCATGTATTGTCGGTTAAAGATCCCAAAGTCTGGGATGAGTCAGTGGGATTCTTTCTTCCAGAAAATCCTTACGTTGTTGAACTGCCAAAAGATACTTCGTTAAAAGAGATTAATGATTGGCATGTTTCAAAATTTTTCTTTAGTACTGTATTTGCAGCAGATGCTGCGTTTACATTGCCGGAGTTACCAAAAAATGCGTGGGGACCAGGAACTGGACGTATCTATATTTGGCAGAAAACACTTCAGTTAGTAAGTGAACGGCCTTTGTTTGGCTATGGATTAGATACTCTAATTTATAATTTTCCACACTATGATATTGAAGCGCAAGGGAATTTAAATGAATTAACTATAGTTGATAAACCGCATAATTTATACGTCGGTATTGTTTATGGGACAGGAATAATCGGGTTATTTGGATTTTTGGGTATTGTCTTTAATATAGTTTGGGTTGCATTAAAAAAAATCTTTAGTTACAACAAATTATCATCACTTACCATAGTTTTGTGCGTTACATGGTTAGCATTTTTATTTCAAGCATTATTTAATGACTCTTTGCCCGGAACTACTACGCCAGTTTTTATTATAGGTGGGATAATAATGGGGCTGATTTACAACGACAAAGAAGCTTTGGAGTAACAATATTTAGTCAGTGTTGATTAGTTCTGTAAAATAAATAATATTATTAGAGTGTTTGAATTTTGAATCAACTCTACATTAAATAGATTTGAGTAGGTGGCTTATGTACCAAGGAAAAATACACGAATTAAAGCAAATAGCTAAATTGACAATAGAATTATCTAAAAGTGATTTAAAAAATAGATATGTAGGCTCTATACTAGGAGTTTTGTGGGGATTTATTCAACCTTTAATAACAATTTTGATTTTTTGGTTTGTTTTTCAAGTAGGCTTTAAGTCGATGCCTATTGATGATTTTCCATTTATATTATGGCTATTGTGTGCAATGATACCATGGTTCTTTTTTTCTGATGGATTAAATGGTGCTACGAATTCAATAATAGAAAATAGTTATTTAGTTAAGAAAATGAATTTCAAAGTCGGAATATTACCGATAGTAAAAATACTATCTGCATTTTATATACATATATTTTTTATTGTATTTTTATTTTTTATGTTTTTCATTTACGGGTACGATTTTAGTATTTACAACTTGCAAATAGTGTATTACTTAATAGCTTCAATCTTGCTGTTATTGGGTTTTTCCTACCTAACTTCAAGTCTAGTCATATTTTTAAAAGATATTGGTCATTTTGTAAATATGGTATTACAGTTTTGTTTTTGGATCACTCCAATATTTTGGTCAATAGATATACTTCCGGAGAAATATATATTTTTAATAAAATTAAATCCGATATATTACATTACAGAAGGGTATAGATCCTCCTTAGTATACCACCAATGGTTTTGGGAGAAGCCGAATCTTACTTTATATTTTTGGGCATTTACCTTATTAAATATAATTGTTGGTTTTTATGTATATAGGAAATTAAGAGCACATTTTGCAGACGTATTATAGGAGTAGAAAAATGGAAAATTTCGCAATTGTCGCAAGTAAAGTTACTAAAAAATACAAACTATATGATAAACCTATTGATAGACTAAAAGATTCATTAAGTTTTTCAAAAAAAGAAAGTTATTCAAGAGAATTTTATGCTTTAAATGATATAAACTTTGATATTAAAAAAGGCGAATCCGTTGGTATTATAGGTAAAAATGGATCTGGGAAATCTACATTACTCAAAATAATTACAGGGGTTCTAACTCCAACGTCAGGTTATATAAAAGTGGATGGAAAAATTTCTGCGATTTTGGAATTAGGAGCAGGGTTTAATCCGGATTACACTGGACTTCAGAATATCTTTTTAAGCGGAACAATCATGGGGTATTCAAAAGAGCAAATGGAGAGTAAGATACCAGAGATAATTGAGTTTGCTGATATTGGAGAGTTTATTAATCAACCTGTAAAAAACTATTCCAGTGGTATGTATGTCAGATTAGCGTTTTCGGTAGCCATAAGTGTTGATCCAGATATACTTATCGTGGATGAAGCTTTAAGTGTAGGCGATATTAGATTCCAACAAAAATGCTTAAGAAAAATAGAAGATATGAAGAAAAATAAAACTATCTTATTTGTTTCGCATGACCTCCTACAATTAAAAAAATTCTGTGATAGACTTATTTGGATAAATGAAGGTCATCTACAAGATTCTGGAGACCCAGAGGACATATCCAAGAAGTACCAAGCATTTATGGCAGGGAGTACTTTAGATAATTATGTGGAAGATGAATTAAATGATATACAGACTAAATCTACAGAAATTGATCCGATTGACAAAAGCCTTCAAATGTTTGGAGATAATAAAGCAAAAATACTAGGAATAAGTATGTTTGATGATAAAAAAAATAAGATTTTTCAAACAGAGATGGGCGAAAGAGTAAATATTTCCATAAATGTGAGTTATAAAGAGGTCTTACAGAATCCGATAATTGGATTTAGTGTAAAAGATAGGATTGGTAATATTGTGACTCAAACAAATACATTTGCTATAAAGCAATCTATGACAGATACTTTTGCAAACAAAAATTACATTTATAATTTTGAATTCATAGTACCACCATTAAAAAGAGGTAATTATTCAATTTCACCTGCCGTTGCATCGGGAACTCAACTTGAGCATACACAGCACTGTTGGGTTCATGATGCACTAATAATAAAAGTAGATGATAAGCAAGATCATGATTTAGAGGGGTTTATGGTTCTAGATAACGTATCTTTCGATGCAATACAAAAATAAGGAGAATACAATGGACTTTACTGGAGAAAGATTTATCCCAAATGTTATAGAAGAAGATGATGAAATAAAATCAGAACACTTACAAAGGTATCAATCCATAAAAGATCTGGTAAAAGGGAAAGTTGTATTAGATGCTGCTTGTGGAGAAGGTTATGGTTCGGATATATTGGCAAATCAGGCGCAAAAAATATACGGAATAGATATTGACTCGGAATCAATAAGTCATGCTGAACAAAAATACATTAAACCCAATCTTCAATTCTTAACAGGAAGTATAGATAAACTACCATTCGAGGATAGTTTTTTCGACATTATTATATCTTTTGAAACGATAGAGCATGTTGAAGAATATGTTCAAAATCTTTTTCTAAAAGAAATAAAAAGAGTAATGAAAGAAGATGGAATCTTAATAATCTCTACTCCAAACAAAAAGATATATACTGACGAAAGAAAATACAAAAATCCATTTCATGTAAAAGAATTTTATGAAGAAGAGTTTTATGGATTTTTAAAGCCTCATTTTAATAGTGTTGAATTTTTCTACCAACTAAAAGAAAATGTTCATGTATTGAGTAGAAAAAATGGGACTATATTAAATAATTTAGATTCGGATGCTAATATTGGTGATAACGGTAAATATATAATAGCTATTTGCTCCGATTTAACGGACCAGGAGTATAATATTAACTCAGTAATTATAGAAAACGGGAAATATAAAAAGAGTATTAATAGAATTGTAACACTTCAAGATGAAGTTGAAAGCCGGAACAACCATATAGCCTTTCAAGATAAAGAAATTTTAGAGAAAAATAGTTCAATTAATTTAATCGAAAAAGAAAAAAATGAATATAAAATTCAATTAAATAACATGATTGAAGAATTAGAAGTTGTAAAGAAAAAAGAAAAAAATGAGTATGAAATTCGATTTAATAACATAATTAAAGAGTTAGAAAGTGTAAAAAAAGTAGAAATTGATTCGCTAAAAAATCAAATTATACAAGGCGAAGAACAAAATGAAAACTTAAGAGAAAAAGAAAGAATGTTAAACAATATCTTTGAATCAGATGGTTGGAAAATTCTTTTAAAATACTATAAATGGAGAGATAAAATATTACCTTCTACTGGAAAAAGTAGATTATTTGTTAAGTTGTTCAAAAAGATTATTGTAAATAGAAACTTTAAATTGTTGAATAAAGAAAATGTGAAAAAGTTTATCTACTATACTAAAAATCAAAACTTCTCCATGTTAGAAAGTCGTGTTGACGATTATATTGAGAGAAATACATCTGATGCATCTGAACTTAAACTTGCGATTACACAAATTGAGCAAGAGTATCATCAAATTACTTTTAAAAGGTATCCATCACCAACAGTATCTATTGTTATTCCGGTATACAATCAGTGGGATTACACTTATTCATGTTTAAAATCTATACTCACGAATACAGATCAAGTATCTTATGAAATTATTATTGCAGATGACATGTCAACAGATGAAACAACTAGAATTTCTGAATATGTAGAGAACATTAAGGTAGTTAGAGATGGAGAAAATAGAGGTTTCCTTTTAAATTGTAATAATGCTACAAAGTATGCTGAAGGAAAGTTTATTTTATTCCTCAATAATGACACTCAGGTCCAAGAAGGATGGCTAGATTCGCTAGTCGAATTGATAGAAAGTGATAGCCAAATTGGAATGGTAGGTTCTAAATTAGTTTACCCAGATGGACGACTTCAAGAGGCTGGTGGGATCATTTGGAATGATGCCAGTGGATGGAACTTTGGTAGATTAGATGATCCAGCTAAGTCAGAATATAATTACGTGAAAGAAGTGGACTATATATCTGGTGCAGCAATTATGATTAAAAAAGAACTATGGGAAGATATTGGTGGGTTTGATGAAAGATATGTGCCAGCATATTATGAGGACACAGATTTAGCATTTGAGGTCAGAAAACATGGATACAAAGTGATGTATCAACCAAAATCAGTAGTGGTGCATTTTGAAGGAATATCTCATGGTACCGATGAAAGCAGCAATATTAAGAAATATCAAGGCAAGAATAAAAATGTGTTTGTTAAAAAATGGGAAATTGAATTACAAAACTTTCATTTAATAAATGGAAAAGATGTTTTTTGGGCAAGGGATAGAAGTAGACTTTCGAAAACAATAGTAGTAGTTGACCATTATGTTCCGCACTATGACAAAGATGCAGGTGGAAGATGCACTTTCCAGTATCTAAAGTTATTTAGATCATTAGGGTTTAATGTGATATTCATTGGTGATAATTTTTATCGACACGAGCCATATACTTCCGAACTACAAGCATTAGGGATAGAGGTTTTGTATGGAAATAACTATTCTAAAAATATTGAACAGTGGTTTAAGGAAAATGGAGAATATTTAGACTATGTTTATCTGAATAGACCCCATATAGCTATTAAATATATTGATATGGCAAGAAAACATACTCAAGCAAAAATTATTTACTTTGGGCTTGATTTGCATTATCTAAGAGAACTCAGAAACTATGAAGTAGAAAAAAATGAAGAACTATTAAAGTCATCAAAAGAGTGGAAGAAAATTGAATTTGATTTATTTTCTAAAGCAGATGTGATACATGTAGTAGGCTCTTATGAACAAAATTTGTTGCAACAAGAATTTCCAAATAAAATTATTAGAAATCTACCTTTGTTTATGTTTAATGATGAAGAAATAGATATAGAAAATAAAAGTTTTGATAGTCGAGAAAATATATTATTTGTAGGTGGTTTCAATCATAAGCCTAATTATGATGGTGTACTATGGTTTGTTAATGAAATTTTTCCGAATATACTGAGTGCAAAACCTAATATAAAATTCTACATTGTAGGTTCTAATCCACCTAACGACATAATGGCGCTAAATTCTAAAAATATAATTGTGACGGGTTATGTGACTGAGGAAAAGCTGATGCAATATTATAGCGACTGTAGGATAGTAGTTGTTCCTTTAAGGTATGGAGCTGGTGTAAAAGGTAAAGTAGTTGAGGCGACATCCCATCATGTTCCGATCGTAACAACACCAATAGGATCAGAAGGTTTAATAGATTTTGAGCAGTACTCACTAATTGCAAAGGATAGTGAGGAATTTTCTCGAATGGTTATTGACCTATATGATGATATTGAAATGTGGACCAATCTATCAATGAAATCAAAAGACTATATAAGTAAGTACTTTACAACTAATGCAGCCCTTGAACAGATTAAGTTAGATATTAATTAGACGTGAAAATAAAATCTAGGTAAAATTTTATAGTTTTTTAGAAACGACGATAGAAAGGAAGATTAATAATTGATAAATGTAATATTATGTGGTGGAAATGGTACAAGACTTTGGCCAATATCTCGTACGTTATTTCCGAAACAATTTAGTAAGTTTGGCAACACCTCTTTCTTTCAAGACACAGTTTTAAGAAATTCAAAATTTTCTTCAAAACATCTAATTATCACCAATTTAGACCAACAATTTTTGGCTAAAGATCAATTGAGTGAAATTCAAAATTTTACATCTAGTTATATTTTAGAGCCAATAGGAAGAAATACAGCATCAGCAATAGCCCTAGCTTGTCATAGTTTAGATAGAGATGAAATCATATTAGTTACTCCATCAGACCATCGCATTCAAAATGAACAAGAATATGAAAAAATTATCGATCAAGGAAAAAAATTAGCAGAAGAGGGTTATATAGTTACATTTGGAATTAAGCCTACACATCCAGAGACAGGATATGGATATATTCAAGCAAATAATAACTCGGTAGTTTCATTTAAAGAAAAACCTAATTTAGAAGTTGCTACACAATACATTGATACAGGTAATTATTATTGGAATAGTGGAATGTTTATGTTTAATTCAGGTAAATTCTTAAGTGAGTTAAAGAAATATGCTCCAGAAATATATACTAAAACTAAAGAAGCTTTTGTATCTGCTGAAAAATATGATCAAAACATTGTTATTCAACACGAAAAAATGATGAGTATCCCTGATGTTAGTGTAGATTATGCAGTAATGGAAAAATCCGATTCTATAAAAATAATACCCTCGGATATAGGTTGGTCGGATATGGGAAGCTTTGAATCATTATATGAAAACTTAGATTTACCTAAAGATAATCACGGGAATATTTCAAAAAATAAAAATATTAATGTGAATTCTAAAAAAAACTTAATACTATCAAATAAAACAGTAGCCACAATTGGTATTGAAGATTTAATTATAGTAGATACACCAGATGCATTATTGGTAAGTTCAAAAGGATTTTCCCATGAAGTAAAAGAAGTTGTCAATCAATTGAAGGTTGAAAACCCAAACTTGGTAAATGTTCATTTAACTGCACATCGTCCATGGGGGGTCTACACAATTTTAGAAGAAGGTCCTAGCTATAAAATTAAAAAAATAATTGTTAGTCCTGGAAAAAAACTTTCACTACAAAAACATCATCATCGAAATGAACACTGGGTTGTTGTTAGTGGTACGGCAAATGTGACTATAGGTGAAAATGAATTTATCGTAAGACCTAACGAATCAACTTATATAAAAATGGGAGAAGTGCATCGTCTACAAAATTCAGGAAAAATAGATTTAGTACTAATTGAGGTTCAAGTGGGAGAATATTTGGAAGAAGATGATATTTTTCGTATTGAAGATGATTTCAATAGAGATTAAATAATATCAAGCTGAAAAGGAAATACAACTTCTTGGTGCTCTTTTTTACTTCTTTAATATTACATAGATCAAAAAGGCTTATTATCACTAGATTAGATAGGGCATTTATGATAGTAAGTACTGTTAAAGAAAACAGGTGTTTAATAGTTCGTGCTCTATGGATTGAATATTGTTAAACTATTTTACTTTCTCTGCTTAGCTCAATTTTATCGCAATAATCGGGGGCTGAACATTCCGCTATTTTACAACTACTCTTTTATAAAAAACTAGTTGTAAAATAGCGCTACCAACACAGAACTAATTAAGTTTACTTAAACAATTAAATGCTTATTCATATTGGGGAGGAAATATAAATTGAGAAAAGCTTTAATTACAGGTATCACAGGTCAAGATGGATCGTATTTAGCTGAATTGTTATTAGAAAAAGGGTATAAAGTATATGGCTTAGTGAGAAGAACAAGTACACCGATTATGGTGAATATTGAACATATTAAAGATGAAATTGAGTTAGTTTCAGGGGACATTACAGATCTATCTTCGTTGATTCGAATTATCGAACAAACTCAACCTGATGAAGTATACAACCTTGCTGCGCAATCTTTTGTTGGGACATCATGGGAACAACCAATATTAACAGGTAATATAACTGGCTTAGCTGTAACAAATATGTTAGAGGCAGTAAGAATTGCTAAACCAGATGCAAGATTTTATCAGGCATCGTCTTCTGAAATGTTTGGTAAAGTTGTTGAAACACCGCAAAAAGAAACAACACCTTTCTATCCCAGAAGTCCTTACGGAGTAGCAAAGCTTTATGGCCATTGGATTACTGTGAATTACCGTGAAAGCTTCAATATGTACACATGTTCAGGGATCTTGTTTAATCATGAGTCTCCTAGACGCGGTGTAGAATTTGTAACACGCAAAATTACAGATGCTGTTGCTCGTATTAAGCTAGGGCTAGCAACTGAATTAAGATTAGGAAATTTAGACGCGAAACGCGACTGGGGATTTGCAGGGGATTACGTACGTGCTATGTGGTTAATGTTACAACAAGATTCACCAAATGATTATGTTATTTCTACAGGGGAAACACATACAGTTCAAGAGTTTGTAGAAATTGCATTCGGACATGTTGGGTTGAATTGGAAAGATTATGTTGTGATTGATCCCAAATTTGTTCGTCCAGCTGAAGTAGAACTTTTACTTGGTGATTGTTCAAAGGCTAAAACAGAATTAGGATGGAACCTTGACGTATCATTCGAACTGCTCATTAGAATGATGGTTGATGAAGATATAAAAATAAATGAGAATCTTGCTAAGTAATCGAGAGTGATATAAATGAGAGCATTAATTACGGGAGTTATGGGTTTTGTAGGTAAATATTTAGCAGAGCACTTATTGTCACAAGGAATAGAGGTATGGGGGACTTCACGAATGGAATCCCCTTTGCTTCGTTTAAAAAACGGCAACTTAAAAATAGTACAGAATAATTTAGACAGCACAGACGATATTCACAACCTGCTTTGCTCGATTAAACCGAACTACATTTTCCATTTAGCAGGCCAAAGCAATGTAAAACTTTCATGGGAAGATAAAGAAGGCACATTTTATGCAAATGTAAATAAAACTATTTTTTTATTAGATGCGTGTGTGAAATACCAGCAAGAGAATCCAAGAATGCGAATATTAACAGTAGGTTCTTCAGAGGAATATGGGAAAGTGGAGTCAAGCGAGCTACCAATTAAAGAAACGACAATTCTACGACCTATGAGTCCTTATGGTGCTTCAAAGGCAGCGGTTTCAATGTTAATCCAACAATATCATAAAGCTCATGGATTAAATGTCATTCATGTTAGACCATTTAATCATATTGGTCCTGGACAATCTTTAGGATTTGTAGTTCCTGATTTTACAAAACAATTAGTTCAAATTGAAAAAGGGGAAAAAGAGAAGGTATTAAAAGTTGGAAATTTATCAGCAATGCGAGACTTTACGGATGTAAGAGATATAGTTGAAGGTTATTACGAATTGGTTTTATATGGAAAGTTAGGAGAAATTTATAATATTTGTTCTGGAGATGGAGTTTCAATTAATGAGATATTAAATAAATTGATTGAATTATCTTCATCCAATGCGATAGTAGAAGTTTGTGAATCTAAAATTAGACCAATTGATATTCCAAACTATATTGGAGAGAATTCAAAAATAAAATCTGATACTGACTGGATTCCTAAATATGAAATAATACGAACTTTAGAGGATTCATTAAACGAAGGAAGAAGTCGTAAATAGTTGATGACTGCATTGTTTAAAGAAACTTGTCGATCTAGAGAGTTCTATAATACTTCAATTAATCATGTTATTCGTATATATAGTTTTTTTGGTGCTTGTTAAAATGACTGTGGATAATCATCCAATCTTTTTATTTTCTACTTTAGTGAATGGAATAAGTAGATTGTAAACACTAATTTGTACAGTTTTTTTTAGGAATGTTACTTAAAATCCTCTGAGGTTAAATCCTACTGTGTTCCACTAGTTCGAATGTTATTAAACATATGAACGTAATTTTCCAAGAATGCAAAATAAACGAGCAAGGCTGAGCTTCTGCCTTATGTTGTATTGAAAGTAAAACTACAAGCTATTCATAATAAGTTGTCTAAATAATGGGGAAGCTTAGTGTATACATAGATTTGATAACTTGGGACAAAAAGCGAAACTCAATTGTGATAACGGACTTCATGCTTGTTATATCTAAAAATATAAAAAAATGTTTTAACTTATTATCCCTAAGTAAAACAATAAGTACAAATCTAACTTAGAGGAGTTTTGAATAACGTTGGGAAAGTATGTTAACTTTGGTGCTTGGAGGTTTTTTTTAGCCTTCCTAGTAGTTATATCCCATTTATGGGCAGACATGATTCATGGTCCTGCTGCGTATGCGGTATGGGGCTTTTATGTTCTTAGTGGTTACTTAATGACCTATGTTTTGAGAAATAAATATGGGTTTAATAAAGAAGGATTAATTTCCTATGCATTTAATCGTTTTCTAAGAATAATGCCACTTTATTATGTGGCATTAATTTTAGGCATTGTAACATTGTACTTTATATCTAAGGGAGATATTTTACAGAGCCTTAATGGTCAGTTTGCTTTCCCTCAAGGAACTGGTTGGTTGTTTGCATTGACGCTATTACCTATATTCCCGGTGGGTAATACCCTTGTACCTGTATCTAATGCTTTAGGAATAGAAGTAGGAGCATACTTTTTATTGCCTCTAATAGCAATGAATCGCTCTACTGCATGGATTACCGTTATTATAGGAGTATTTATTAATTCGAATCATGGTTTTGATCTTTTAACTTTTGAAACAAGGTACGCTACGTTTCTTCCATGTATTCTGTCCTTTGCAATAGGGTCCTTAGTTTGTCATTATAAAGATGAACTTAAAAAATTTGCATTTCCAACCTTAAGTATAGTTATTTGGCTTATTCACGCATTACTTTGGTTAAAATTCCCTTATTGGCCATGGACTTATGGATTGTACATATCTATGATTCTGTCGGCGTGGGTTGTTATTTCTATTGATTCAAGAGAAACTTCCAAATTTGATAAAACATTAGGTGATTTCTCTTATCCTATTTATTTAATTCACACAACAGTTGGAGCATGGTTTTATGAGTATTTTAATTTTGAAAGAAGCTTTGAATTCTTTGTTGTATCTTTTTCCGTGACACTTATAGTATCTTGGCTGCTAGTTAAAGTAATCGATAAACCTTTATACTCCATAAAGAAACCTGGAATATTGCTACCAAACACTTTTAGGGTCAAATCAAGGTAGCAGTAAATAATAATGCTTAAGAAGTAGCGTAAAGAGATCCGAAGCGAAATTTACAAACTAGATATACTCATCCTTTCTTTAACAGTTCAATCTCTTGAAAAAGAGAATTACTTATATTGCCTTAATAATATATAGATCTATAGCTACTTTATTATTTAAATGACTAAACATAAAAAAACTGTCAATTTTAGTGTTGACAATATGAAGAATGACTCCAAAAGTAGAAGTAGTTATTTTGTTTTGAGGGGGAAAAAGAAAATGAAAGGTATT
The nucleotide sequence above comes from Psychrobacillus glaciei. Encoded proteins:
- a CDS encoding tetratricopeptide repeat protein; amino-acid sequence: MKISDTAIRYIVCAIVAVLLIGLGYASFASKKQDEQFLADQATYNQSLQYLQEEDFGQAILLLQQVEINNSNNAIVKYYLGLAHANTGEWSKATMEFQTVLDLNPYKVKDGVFMIQFANILVDAKKLDQAKVVLEHCQTLPNPGQMPDYQEQINALLKRISVGS
- a CDS encoding O-antigen ligase family protein, with product MSYTLHRNVRIKRDEKEDQRSQQRIDKWIFYILITAIIFIPLLIGGHVTEVVSPLIADVDRLISGGQIDFFTFYKFIALVTLTIAAVCLFLYKLFFLNYFLPKRPILWFFTIFLVAVLLSTILSPNKSIALLGQYNRSDGGISYICYILLMFVAMHIKYPKKVIEYVLYSFYPLVIVNFILTTMNFTGHDALTYSLVKNAMTAFSPEIVIGDNSKLIGTLNHWNYMSGMFALVTVMYLSWIVIDTNKLRRLINLVAALLSFTTMLIGMSSSGFVTFVCITPLVLWIAIRSTNKKMAFISLAIFYVLALPVFHVLSVKDPKVWDESVGFFLPENPYVVELPKDTSLKEINDWHVSKFFFSTVFAADAAFTLPELPKNAWGPGTGRIYIWQKTLQLVSERPLFGYGLDTLIYNFPHYDIEAQGNLNELTIVDKPHNLYVGIVYGTGIIGLFGFLGIVFNIVWVALKKIFSYNKLSSLTIVLCVTWLAFLFQALFNDSLPGTTTPVFIIGGIIMGLIYNDKEALE
- a CDS encoding ABC transporter permease → MYQGKIHELKQIAKLTIELSKSDLKNRYVGSILGVLWGFIQPLITILIFWFVFQVGFKSMPIDDFPFILWLLCAMIPWFFFSDGLNGATNSIIENSYLVKKMNFKVGILPIVKILSAFYIHIFFIVFLFFMFFIYGYDFSIYNLQIVYYLIASILLLLGFSYLTSSLVIFLKDIGHFVNMVLQFCFWITPIFWSIDILPEKYIFLIKLNPIYYITEGYRSSLVYHQWFWEKPNLTLYFWAFTLLNIIVGFYVYRKLRAHFADVL
- a CDS encoding ABC transporter ATP-binding protein — encoded protein: MENFAIVASKVTKKYKLYDKPIDRLKDSLSFSKKESYSREFYALNDINFDIKKGESVGIIGKNGSGKSTLLKIITGVLTPTSGYIKVDGKISAILELGAGFNPDYTGLQNIFLSGTIMGYSKEQMESKIPEIIEFADIGEFINQPVKNYSSGMYVRLAFSVAISVDPDILIVDEALSVGDIRFQQKCLRKIEDMKKNKTILFVSHDLLQLKKFCDRLIWINEGHLQDSGDPEDISKKYQAFMAGSTLDNYVEDELNDIQTKSTEIDPIDKSLQMFGDNKAKILGISMFDDKKNKIFQTEMGERVNISINVSYKEVLQNPIIGFSVKDRIGNIVTQTNTFAIKQSMTDTFANKNYIYNFEFIVPPLKRGNYSISPAVASGTQLEHTQHCWVHDALIIKVDDKQDHDLEGFMVLDNVSFDAIQK
- a CDS encoding glycosyltransferase — translated: MDFTGERFIPNVIEEDDEIKSEHLQRYQSIKDLVKGKVVLDAACGEGYGSDILANQAQKIYGIDIDSESISHAEQKYIKPNLQFLTGSIDKLPFEDSFFDIIISFETIEHVEEYVQNLFLKEIKRVMKEDGILIISTPNKKIYTDERKYKNPFHVKEFYEEEFYGFLKPHFNSVEFFYQLKENVHVLSRKNGTILNNLDSDANIGDNGKYIIAICSDLTDQEYNINSVIIENGKYKKSINRIVTLQDEVESRNNHIAFQDKEILEKNSSINLIEKEKNEYKIQLNNMIEELEVVKKKEKNEYEIRFNNIIKELESVKKVEIDSLKNQIIQGEEQNENLREKERMLNNIFESDGWKILLKYYKWRDKILPSTGKSRLFVKLFKKIIVNRNFKLLNKENVKKFIYYTKNQNFSMLESRVDDYIERNTSDASELKLAITQIEQEYHQITFKRYPSPTVSIVIPVYNQWDYTYSCLKSILTNTDQVSYEIIIADDMSTDETTRISEYVENIKVVRDGENRGFLLNCNNATKYAEGKFILFLNNDTQVQEGWLDSLVELIESDSQIGMVGSKLVYPDGRLQEAGGIIWNDASGWNFGRLDDPAKSEYNYVKEVDYISGAAIMIKKELWEDIGGFDERYVPAYYEDTDLAFEVRKHGYKVMYQPKSVVVHFEGISHGTDESSNIKKYQGKNKNVFVKKWEIELQNFHLINGKDVFWARDRSRLSKTIVVVDHYVPHYDKDAGGRCTFQYLKLFRSLGFNVIFIGDNFYRHEPYTSELQALGIEVLYGNNYSKNIEQWFKENGEYLDYVYLNRPHIAIKYIDMARKHTQAKIIYFGLDLHYLRELRNYEVEKNEELLKSSKEWKKIEFDLFSKADVIHVVGSYEQNLLQQEFPNKIIRNLPLFMFNDEEIDIENKSFDSRENILFVGGFNHKPNYDGVLWFVNEIFPNILSAKPNIKFYIVGSNPPNDIMALNSKNIIVTGYVTEEKLMQYYSDCRIVVVPLRYGAGVKGKVVEATSHHVPIVTTPIGSEGLIDFEQYSLIAKDSEEFSRMVIDLYDDIEMWTNLSMKSKDYISKYFTTNAALEQIKLDIN
- a CDS encoding mannose-1-phosphate guanylyltransferase/mannose-6-phosphate isomerase gives rise to the protein MINVILCGGNGTRLWPISRTLFPKQFSKFGNTSFFQDTVLRNSKFSSKHLIITNLDQQFLAKDQLSEIQNFTSSYILEPIGRNTASAIALACHSLDRDEIILVTPSDHRIQNEQEYEKIIDQGKKLAEEGYIVTFGIKPTHPETGYGYIQANNNSVVSFKEKPNLEVATQYIDTGNYYWNSGMFMFNSGKFLSELKKYAPEIYTKTKEAFVSAEKYDQNIVIQHEKMMSIPDVSVDYAVMEKSDSIKIIPSDIGWSDMGSFESLYENLDLPKDNHGNISKNKNINVNSKKNLILSNKTVATIGIEDLIIVDTPDALLVSSKGFSHEVKEVVNQLKVENPNLVNVHLTAHRPWGVYTILEEGPSYKIKKIIVSPGKKLSLQKHHHRNEHWVVVSGTANVTIGENEFIVRPNESTYIKMGEVHRLQNSGKIDLVLIEVQVGEYLEEDDIFRIEDDFNRD